In Gemmata obscuriglobus, a single genomic region encodes these proteins:
- a CDS encoding CotH kinase family protein: MTDTRQMMDRRITATTAAALSAALVALCAPTAFPQPPGGGFGGKGGFGPPGGQERKLVAEYDKNKDGWLNADERKPAREAAKKGGRGGFGGPKGGFGKGGESGKPGPKVSPAEVKNYPDAKLYDASVLRTLFLEFENADWESEMQDFHGTDVDLPATVTVDGKRYPNVGVHFRGMSSYMGVGAGSKRSLNMSFDMADGKQRLYGYKTLNLLNAHEDPSLMSTVLYSHIANKYTPTPKANFVKVVINGESWGVYVSVQQFDKVFLNENYKTTKGTRWKVRGSPGGRGGLEYFGDDPAAYKRIFEMKSGENEDAWKALVNFCKVLNQTPPNKLEEALKPIADLDNILWFLALDAALINCDGYWIRSSDYSVYLDEKGKFHVIPHDMNEAFRPAGGPGMGGPGMGGPGGGGFRPPAPGEVLPAPLQDALQLTAEQKKQLAEIQKETEAKLEKLLTAEQFKQFKEMKERAPGGPGGFAGPGGGFPGGPGGGFPGGPGGSGGGGRGVELDPLVGLNDASKPLRSKLLAVPALRAKYLANVKRIAEESLDWKALGPVVAQYRKLIEKEVELDTRKLDSFEAFKRNTDDNAPSAGGGGGGFGRGSQGMNVRAFAEQRQKYLLANPEVKKAAP; encoded by the coding sequence TTGACCGACACGAGGCAGATGATGGACCGACGGATAACGGCAACCACAGCCGCGGCACTTTCGGCAGCGCTCGTCGCGCTGTGTGCGCCAACAGCCTTTCCGCAACCGCCGGGCGGAGGGTTCGGGGGTAAGGGCGGGTTCGGGCCGCCCGGCGGGCAAGAGCGGAAGCTGGTTGCAGAGTATGACAAGAATAAGGACGGCTGGCTCAACGCGGACGAGCGGAAGCCGGCGCGCGAGGCCGCCAAGAAGGGCGGCCGGGGCGGGTTCGGCGGTCCGAAGGGTGGGTTCGGGAAAGGCGGCGAGAGCGGCAAACCCGGCCCGAAGGTGAGCCCGGCCGAGGTGAAAAACTATCCGGACGCCAAGTTGTACGACGCGAGCGTCCTCCGCACCCTGTTCCTGGAGTTTGAAAACGCCGACTGGGAGTCGGAGATGCAGGACTTCCACGGCACCGACGTGGACCTGCCAGCGACCGTCACGGTGGACGGCAAGCGGTACCCGAACGTGGGCGTCCACTTCCGGGGGATGTCGTCGTACATGGGGGTGGGGGCCGGGTCCAAGCGGTCGCTCAACATGTCGTTCGACATGGCCGACGGGAAGCAGCGACTCTACGGGTACAAGACGCTGAACCTGCTGAACGCGCACGAGGATCCGTCGCTGATGAGCACGGTGCTGTACTCTCACATCGCGAACAAGTACACCCCGACCCCGAAGGCGAACTTTGTGAAGGTGGTCATCAACGGCGAGAGCTGGGGCGTGTACGTCAGCGTTCAGCAGTTCGACAAGGTGTTCCTCAACGAGAACTACAAGACGACGAAGGGCACCCGGTGGAAGGTCCGCGGTTCGCCGGGCGGGCGCGGCGGGCTGGAGTACTTCGGCGACGACCCCGCCGCGTACAAGCGCATCTTCGAGATGAAGAGCGGCGAGAACGAGGACGCCTGGAAGGCCCTGGTGAACTTCTGCAAGGTGCTCAACCAGACCCCGCCGAACAAGCTCGAAGAGGCGCTGAAGCCGATCGCGGACCTGGACAACATCCTGTGGTTCCTGGCCCTGGACGCCGCGCTCATCAACTGCGACGGGTACTGGATCCGGTCCAGCGACTACAGCGTTTACCTGGACGAGAAAGGCAAGTTCCATGTCATCCCGCACGACATGAACGAGGCGTTCCGCCCGGCCGGCGGCCCTGGCATGGGTGGTCCGGGGATGGGCGGGCCGGGTGGCGGCGGATTCCGGCCGCCGGCCCCTGGCGAGGTGCTGCCGGCGCCGCTTCAGGACGCGCTCCAACTCACCGCGGAGCAGAAGAAGCAGCTTGCCGAAATCCAGAAGGAAACGGAGGCGAAACTCGAAAAGTTGCTGACCGCCGAACAGTTCAAACAATTCAAGGAGATGAAGGAGCGTGCGCCCGGCGGTCCCGGTGGGTTCGCCGGGCCGGGAGGCGGGTTCCCCGGCGGTCCGGGCGGTGGCTTCCCGGGTGGGCCGGGCGGATCCGGTGGCGGCGGACGCGGGGTCGAACTCGACCCGCTCGTCGGACTGAACGACGCCAGCAAACCACTCCGGAGTAAGTTGCTCGCGGTGCCCGCGCTGCGGGCCAAGTACCTTGCGAATGTGAAGCGGATCGCGGAAGAGTCACTTGACTGGAAAGCGCTCGGGCCGGTCGTCGCTCAGTACCGCAAGCTGATCGAGAAGGAAGTGGAGTTGGATACCCGGAAGCTCGACTCCTTCGAGGCGTTCAAGCGGAACACCGACGACAACGCGCCCAGCGCCGGTGGCGGCGGCGGTGGCTTCGGACGTGGGTCGCAGGGGATGAACGTCCGGGCGTTCGCCGAGCAGCGCCAAAAGTACCTGCTGGCCAACCCCGAGGTTAAGAAGGCCGCGCCCTGA